The proteins below come from a single Candidatus Bathyarchaeota archaeon genomic window:
- the acs gene encoding acetate--CoA ligase, producing MSEASLPFNERYYPSSVKISSGEIRKQEWEQSIKNPQEFWAEKAKAIDWIKAPSKVLDDSNPPFFKWFADGTLNITYNTLDRHVKSGRKNKLAYIWEGEMGEVKTYTYYQLYREVNKLAKALKEAGLKKGDRVAMFLPVIPELPIALLATVRIGCVHTVVFSGFSAEALADRVNDCGAKVVITADGSFRRGKPVSIKDTLDRAMPNMPGVEKVIVVKRTGQEVKMKEGVDVWYHDAIAAAGANAYVEPEVMNATDPLFILYTSGTTGKPKGVQHGTGGYLVWAYWTLKWAFNPTDQDIYWCVADIGWITGHTYNVYAPLSHGITAFLFEGTPDYPAQDRWWDMIERHGVTILYGTPTAVRMFMKFGEEWVNKHDLSTLRELGSVGEAINPEAWKWYYRVIGKEKLPIIDTWWQTETGGFMITPASGIELTPLKPGSATLALPGVNADIVDEKGQSVPQGTKGYLVIKSPWPGMLQTVWKDPDRFKQTYFSKWPGIYYVGDYAIRDPDGYFWLLGRADEVLKVAGHRIGTVELESALVSHPAVSEAAVMGKEDAVKGEVPVAFVVLRSGFTPSDELRVELTKHVRTTIGPIATPEAVIIVAKLPKTRSGKIMRRLLKAVLTGAPMGDTSTIEDEGSIEDIKATYADLRKQLEKK from the coding sequence ATGTCAGAAGCTAGTTTACCCTTCAATGAAAGATATTATCCCAGCAGCGTAAAAATTTCTTCTGGAGAAATACGCAAGCAAGAATGGGAACAATCAATCAAGAATCCACAGGAATTTTGGGCTGAAAAAGCCAAAGCAATCGACTGGATCAAGGCACCCAGCAAGGTGCTGGATGATTCCAACCCGCCCTTCTTTAAGTGGTTTGCCGACGGCACACTCAACATAACCTACAACACGCTTGATAGGCATGTTAAGAGTGGTCGCAAAAACAAACTCGCTTACATCTGGGAAGGCGAGATGGGTGAAGTTAAAACCTACACCTACTATCAGCTTTACCGCGAAGTAAACAAACTCGCCAAAGCACTCAAAGAAGCCGGCCTCAAAAAAGGCGACCGCGTCGCTATGTTTTTGCCCGTCATCCCCGAACTCCCGATTGCTCTGTTAGCAACCGTGCGCATCGGCTGTGTCCACACAGTTGTCTTCTCAGGCTTTAGCGCTGAAGCACTCGCAGACCGCGTTAACGACTGCGGAGCCAAAGTGGTCATCACTGCTGACGGCAGCTTCCGCAGAGGCAAACCCGTTTCCATCAAAGACACCTTAGACCGCGCCATGCCAAACATGCCGGGCGTAGAGAAAGTCATCGTTGTCAAACGCACAGGCCAAGAAGTCAAGATGAAAGAGGGCGTTGACGTCTGGTATCATGATGCTATAGCAGCGGCAGGCGCAAACGCATATGTTGAACCAGAAGTCATGAATGCAACTGATCCCCTGTTCATTCTCTACACTTCAGGAACCACCGGCAAGCCAAAAGGCGTCCAGCACGGCACAGGCGGCTACTTGGTTTGGGCTTACTGGACTCTTAAATGGGCATTCAACCCAACAGACCAAGACATCTACTGGTGTGTTGCAGACATCGGCTGGATCACAGGACACACATACAATGTCTATGCACCCCTCAGCCACGGCATAACTGCTTTCCTCTTCGAAGGCACACCTGACTACCCCGCACAGGACCGCTGGTGGGACATGATCGAACGCCATGGCGTAACCATTCTCTACGGCACCCCCACTGCTGTTCGTATGTTCATGAAATTCGGCGAAGAATGGGTCAACAAACACGACCTCAGCACACTACGCGAACTCGGCTCAGTAGGCGAAGCAATCAACCCCGAAGCATGGAAATGGTACTACAGAGTCATCGGCAAAGAAAAACTGCCGATCATTGACACTTGGTGGCAGACAGAAACCGGCGGATTCATGATTACACCTGCATCCGGCATCGAGTTAACACCACTCAAGCCAGGTTCAGCTACGCTGGCTTTGCCAGGAGTTAACGCTGACATCGTTGACGAGAAAGGTCAATCAGTCCCTCAAGGAACCAAAGGCTACCTGGTCATAAAATCTCCATGGCCAGGAATGCTGCAAACCGTCTGGAAAGACCCTGACCGCTTCAAACAAACATACTTCAGCAAATGGCCAGGAATCTACTATGTCGGCGACTACGCAATCCGCGACCCCGACGGCTACTTCTGGCTACTCGGCAGAGCAGACGAAGTCCTCAAAGTCGCAGGCCACAGAATCGGCACAGTCGAACTCGAATCTGCACTCGTCTCTCACCCAGCAGTATCTGAAGCAGCAGTCATGGGCAAAGAAGACGCAGTTAAAGGCGAAGTCCCAGTGGCATTCGTAGTGCTACGCAGCGGCTTCACCCCCTCAGATGAGCTCCGCGTTGAACTCACCAAACACGTCAGAACTACAATTGGTCCAATCGCCACCCCCGAAGCAGTCATAATCGTTGCTAAACTGCCAAAGACCCGCAGCGGCAAAATCATGCGCAGACTCCTCAAAGCAGTCCTCACCGGCGCGCCAATGGGCGACACCAGCACCATCGAAGACGAAGGCAGCATCGAAGACATCAAAGCAACCTACGCTGACCTGCGCAAACAGCTCGAAAAGAAGTAA
- a CDS encoding cation-translocating P-type ATPase, which translates to MGQVWHSLDVDEAVRELSSSKSGLTTKDAQGRLAKFGPNELRKEKGRSVLSILLHQFKDVLLIILLVATALSLVMGEFIDALIILVIVVVSVLLGFRQEYRSGKALEALKKMTAPMAVVLRDGREQRIPARDLVPGDVILLYTGDRVPADARLIEAINLKVEEAALTGESAPVDKSTQALPEETQLNDRRNLLFTGTILVYGRAKAVVTDTAMKTEFGKIAQMVQTTTQESTPLEKRMAGVGKWIGILVIGIAVVVGAIGILQGRNILDMVQWAISLAVAAVPVALPAIVTASLSVGMYRMAKVHTIVKRLPAVETLGSTSVICSDKTGTMTKGEMTVQRIYVNDRALKVSGIGYAPKGSFLCEEKTVEPDEELKLLLKIAALCNDSNVELDAKVDKWVIKGDPTEGALVVAAAKADMSKEALDKREPRIAEIPFSSERKRMTTIHEVGNKKYAYMKGAPEIILEKCNRILLNGKAVGFEAKEKAEVHKVSEVMALQALRNLGFAYKELPENQKAFEENMETDFVFVGIMGMIDPPRDEVKDAINICRRAGIRVVMITGDHKLTAVAVGKELNLLGENQIEEKVLTGADLDKISDSDLIEIIDDIVIYARVAPEHKTRIVNAWKVKNQIVAMTGDGVNDAPALKMADIGVAMGVTGTEVTKEASDMVLADDNFASIVKAVKEGREIYGNIKKYLTYLLRCNIMEIIVVLTAVISVPLIAQILTPNSEVALIGEAAIALTTIQLLWINLTTDGLPAIALSVDPGDPDLMDQKPRNPKESIFTRDVKIYLTAVPILMATILLGSYLLYRPWESIQQLVEARTQLFTTLILMELANALSARSLKYPVFKVGVFKNKLLWYALISSLLLQVAILYIPGLQNAFDITVPTLQIWAVAWASTAFVFGMVELGKYVASKRRGDK; encoded by the coding sequence ATGGGTCAGGTTTGGCATTCTCTTGATGTTGATGAAGCAGTCCGCGAGCTTTCCTCGTCCAAATCAGGGTTAACTACCAAGGACGCTCAAGGGCGATTAGCAAAATTTGGCCCCAACGAACTCCGAAAGGAAAAGGGGCGCTCGGTCCTATCGATTCTGCTTCACCAATTCAAGGATGTTCTGCTGATTATTCTGCTTGTGGCAACTGCCTTATCCCTTGTCATGGGCGAATTCATCGATGCCCTCATCATTTTAGTGATAGTTGTTGTTAGTGTTCTGCTTGGGTTTAGGCAGGAGTACCGCTCGGGAAAAGCCCTTGAAGCCCTAAAAAAGATGACTGCGCCCATGGCTGTGGTGCTGCGTGACGGGCGCGAACAGCGTATCCCCGCCCGCGACTTGGTTCCCGGCGATGTAATCCTTCTCTACACTGGCGACAGGGTTCCAGCTGATGCACGCCTAATCGAAGCAATTAATCTCAAGGTTGAAGAAGCCGCCCTGACCGGTGAATCCGCGCCAGTGGACAAATCCACCCAAGCCCTGCCTGAGGAGACGCAGCTAAACGACCGCAGAAACCTGCTGTTTACCGGCACTATACTGGTGTACGGCAGAGCCAAAGCAGTGGTTACGGATACAGCGATGAAGACCGAATTCGGCAAAATCGCACAGATGGTTCAAACCACCACGCAGGAGAGCACGCCGCTGGAGAAACGCATGGCGGGCGTAGGCAAATGGATCGGTATACTCGTCATAGGCATCGCCGTCGTCGTGGGTGCAATAGGCATCCTGCAGGGCCGCAACATTTTGGATATGGTTCAGTGGGCAATCAGCCTTGCCGTCGCCGCGGTGCCCGTTGCACTTCCAGCTATCGTGACGGCCTCGCTCTCCGTAGGCATGTATCGGATGGCTAAGGTCCACACGATCGTTAAGCGGTTGCCGGCGGTTGAGACGTTAGGCAGCACCAGCGTTATCTGCTCAGATAAAACAGGCACCATGACCAAGGGCGAAATGACTGTCCAAAGAATCTACGTTAACGACCGCGCCCTCAAAGTCAGCGGCATCGGGTACGCCCCCAAAGGCAGCTTCCTATGCGAAGAAAAAACCGTTGAACCCGACGAAGAATTAAAGCTGCTGCTAAAAATCGCGGCCCTCTGCAACGACTCCAACGTTGAACTAGACGCCAAAGTGGACAAATGGGTTATCAAGGGCGACCCCACGGAGGGTGCCTTGGTTGTTGCCGCGGCAAAAGCCGACATGTCCAAGGAGGCTCTCGATAAGCGGGAGCCCCGCATCGCCGAGATTCCCTTCTCGTCCGAGCGGAAACGAATGACTACTATTCATGAGGTCGGCAACAAAAAATATGCGTACATGAAAGGCGCCCCTGAAATCATCCTTGAGAAATGTAACCGCATCCTCCTCAACGGAAAAGCCGTTGGCTTCGAAGCTAAAGAGAAAGCTGAAGTCCACAAGGTCTCCGAAGTCATGGCGCTGCAGGCGCTAAGAAATTTGGGGTTTGCCTACAAAGAATTACCTGAGAACCAAAAGGCATTCGAAGAAAACATGGAGACGGACTTTGTTTTTGTGGGGATAATGGGCATGATTGACCCGCCCCGAGATGAAGTGAAAGATGCCATAAACATCTGCCGACGAGCCGGCATACGGGTCGTCATGATTACCGGTGACCACAAGCTTACCGCTGTTGCTGTCGGCAAAGAACTCAATCTGCTGGGCGAAAACCAAATTGAAGAAAAAGTCCTCACGGGCGCTGACCTCGACAAAATCAGCGACAGTGACCTGATCGAAATAATCGATGACATAGTCATCTATGCCCGCGTTGCCCCAGAGCATAAAACCCGGATTGTGAACGCCTGGAAAGTTAAAAACCAAATTGTGGCTATGACCGGCGACGGCGTTAACGATGCGCCTGCGCTTAAAATGGCTGACATAGGCGTCGCGATGGGTGTCACGGGCACGGAGGTAACTAAAGAAGCCTCGGATATGGTGCTTGCCGACGACAACTTCGCCTCCATCGTTAAAGCCGTTAAGGAAGGACGCGAAATCTACGGCAACATCAAAAAGTACCTCACTTACCTGCTGCGCTGCAACATCATGGAAATCATCGTGGTGTTAACCGCCGTCATTTCCGTTCCCCTGATTGCCCAGATTCTAACGCCTAACTCCGAGGTTGCACTAATCGGCGAGGCAGCAATCGCTTTAACGACCATTCAGCTCTTATGGATTAACCTCACCACCGACGGGTTACCCGCCATCGCGTTAAGCGTTGACCCCGGCGACCCTGACTTGATGGATCAGAAACCCCGCAATCCAAAAGAAAGCATCTTCACCCGGGACGTAAAGATCTACTTGACAGCCGTTCCCATCCTGATGGCTACGATTCTGCTAGGCAGCTACCTGCTCTATCGGCCCTGGGAAAGCATTCAGCAGCTAGTTGAAGCCCGCACCCAACTGTTCACTACTCTGATCCTGATGGAGCTGGCAAATGCACTCTCAGCGCGGTCCCTCAAGTACCCCGTGTTCAAGGTGGGGGTCTTCAAAAACAAGCTCCTCTGGTACGCATTGATTTCCTCGCTGCTCCTGCAGGTAGCCATACTCTACATCCCGGGTCTGCAGAACGCCTTTGACATCACGGTGCCGACGCTTCAAATCTGGGCGGTTGCATGGGCATCCACCGCGTTCGTTTTCGGTATGGTTGAGCTTGGAAAATATGTGGCAAGCAAACGAAGAGGAGACAAATAA
- a CDS encoding acetate uptake transporter gives MSDKLVTKLANPAPLGLLGFGLTTVLLNLHNAGLFGLNSMILAMGLAYGGLAQVIVGVMEFKKGNTFGTVAFSSYGLFWWSLVALILLPGTSFFSNIAAADNSAMAAYFFMWGLFTLAMFFGTLKTNRALQFVFGSLAILFFMLMARELMGNPVWFNTITGIEGVICGSSAVYLGLAEVLNESNQKTVLPICPVKQ, from the coding sequence ATGAGTGATAAATTAGTAACTAAATTAGCAAACCCCGCTCCGCTTGGACTTTTAGGCTTCGGTTTAACCACGGTCCTGCTCAACCTACACAACGCTGGACTATTCGGCTTAAACAGCATGATCCTTGCTATGGGCTTGGCTTACGGTGGTCTTGCGCAGGTCATCGTCGGCGTCATGGAATTCAAAAAAGGCAACACTTTCGGCACAGTCGCATTCAGTTCATACGGTCTCTTCTGGTGGTCACTGGTTGCTTTGATTCTTCTACCTGGCACATCCTTCTTTAGCAACATTGCCGCGGCTGATAATTCTGCTATGGCTGCTTACTTCTTCATGTGGGGGTTGTTCACGTTAGCGATGTTCTTTGGTACATTGAAGACTAATCGTGCATTGCAATTTGTCTTTGGAAGCTTGGCTATTCTGTTCTTTATGCTTATGGCAAGAGAGTTAATGGGTAACCCAGTTTGGTTCAATACAATCACGGGCATCGAGGGTGTCATTTGCGGGTCAAGTGCGGTTTATTTGGGTCTTGCGGAAGTCTTGAATGAATCAAATCAGAAAACAGTATTGCCAATATGCCCAGTTAAACAATAA
- a CDS encoding Lrp/AsnC family transcriptional regulator, with the protein MPTAYVLLNTEIGAENQVLNALKGIEGVKEAHSLWGVYDIIAHVNADSMDKLKFIISHKISDVGKINSKLTMIITEQKPHPTPEHMVFEPETMMQTA; encoded by the coding sequence ATGCCAACAGCTTATGTCTTGTTGAATACGGAGATCGGAGCAGAAAACCAAGTGCTAAATGCTCTGAAAGGAATCGAGGGCGTCAAGGAAGCCCATAGCCTCTGGGGCGTATATGACATCATTGCACACGTCAACGCCGACAGCATGGATAAACTCAAGTTCATAATTAGCCACAAAATTTCGGATGTCGGCAAAATAAACTCTAAGTTAACCATGATTATCACCGAGCAGAAGCCCCATCCTACGCCAGAGCACATGGTTTTTGAGCCCGAAACGATGATGCAGACAGCCTAA
- a CDS encoding Lrp/AsnC ligand binding domain-containing protein, which produces MPTAFVLINTEIGSESDVLKELKKVEGVEEASAVYGVYDIVARVKADTMDKLKEIVTWRIRRLDKVRSTLTMIVVEEKQ; this is translated from the coding sequence ATGCCTACAGCGTTTGTATTGATTAACACCGAGATAGGCTCTGAATCTGATGTTTTAAAGGAACTTAAAAAGGTTGAAGGCGTCGAGGAAGCCTCAGCCGTTTACGGCGTCTACGACATTGTTGCCCGAGTTAAAGCCGACACGATGGATAAACTCAAAGAAATCGTAACTTGGCGTATCCGACGCCTCGACAAGGTTCGCTCGACGCTCACCATGATTGTCGTGGAAGAAAAACAGTAA
- a CDS encoding flippase-like domain-containing protein, with translation MDKEKNPRKINPMWLVMAAGLIALILYVFFYVDPAQVADILSQTNLAIYSCAFVTYTLYTLCSALVWRGLLGGLAVKISRRKAFLFTWVGLFFEATVPQLGWSAEISKTYLYSKDSKVEAGSVGASVVGQKIFTMTLTISALTAGLALLLLRYSLPLSTALLIGVVLFLSILALAVVYYISLKPKATKTLLGWAVKVIRLFRKNWNPQGFTDKAEGLLGQFHTGMVQLRTNPRALVAPIVLSVLGFVFEVSVMFLAFAALGQPVQADVVLIVFALTGTLQTVGATFVGFPELIMTVTLQALSIAPSVALSVTLLTRVVTLWFRLGVSYGALQWAGIKILKQNKDA, from the coding sequence ATGGATAAGGAAAAAAACCCTCGCAAAATCAACCCGATGTGGCTAGTGATGGCTGCGGGGCTAATTGCCCTTATCCTCTACGTGTTCTTCTACGTTGACCCCGCCCAAGTCGCCGATATCCTCTCTCAAACCAACCTCGCCATCTACTCCTGCGCCTTCGTAACCTACACTCTCTACACCCTCTGCTCAGCCCTGGTGTGGCGTGGCCTGCTCGGAGGATTAGCAGTGAAGATCAGCCGCCGCAAAGCCTTCCTCTTCACCTGGGTGGGATTATTCTTCGAAGCCACCGTGCCGCAGCTGGGCTGGTCAGCGGAAATCTCCAAAACCTACCTTTACTCCAAAGACAGCAAGGTTGAAGCAGGCAGCGTAGGCGCCTCGGTGGTTGGACAAAAAATCTTCACCATGACCCTAACCATCAGCGCGTTGACTGCTGGTTTGGCGTTGCTGCTGCTTCGCTATTCGCTGCCGCTTTCAACGGCGCTGCTTATCGGCGTGGTCCTGTTCCTCTCTATCCTTGCCTTGGCAGTCGTTTACTACATTAGCCTAAAGCCCAAAGCCACCAAAACCCTGCTGGGCTGGGCCGTTAAGGTCATAAGGTTATTCCGCAAAAACTGGAACCCTCAGGGCTTCACCGACAAAGCCGAGGGGCTGCTGGGGCAGTTCCACACGGGCATGGTGCAGCTTAGAACTAATCCCCGGGCGCTTGTTGCACCCATCGTTCTTTCGGTGCTGGGTTTTGTCTTTGAGGTGTCAGTTATGTTTCTTGCGTTTGCTGCGCTTGGGCAGCCTGTGCAGGCGGATGTTGTGCTGATTGTCTTTGCTTTGACTGGGACATTGCAGACGGTGGGCGCTACGTTTGTGGGGTTCCCCGAGTTAATCATGACGGTGACGCTTCAGGCGTTAAGCATTGCTCCTTCGGTGGCGTTGTCGGTTACGCTGCTGACGCGGGTGGTTACCCTCTGGTTTAGATTAGGCGTATCGTATGGCGCTTTGCAGTGGGCTGGAATAAAGATACTTAAGCAAAACAAGGATGCCTAA
- a CDS encoding CTP synthase, translated as MVRYIFVTGGVLSSVGKGILTSSIGKMLQARGLKPTVVKIDPYVNIDAGTMNPYMHGEVFVTDDGGETDLDLGWYERFLDLSLKQTNNLTTGTIYRSVIEKERHGDFLGRCVQIVPHVTNEIKNRIRNAGKAVNADIVLTEVGGTVGDIEGLPFLEAIRQMRVEEGYENTLYVHVALVPILDVTGEMKTKPLQHSVNELRRIGIQPDTIVARSPQMIDAEALRKIALFGTIPESAVFCSYNAETVYQVPLILDKQGMGDFICTRLGLKCEGKDFSAWQTFVEGMIHPEHEVKIALVGKYAGLSDSYVSMTEALRHGGAENKAKVCISYLEAEKFEREPECIKELAGYDGVFVPYGFGPRGTEGKIAAAKYARENDIPFLGICYGFQLAVIEFARNVCGLKDANSSEINPETPHPVIDLMPEQRGVEIKGATMRLGAHKIVLQKGSLAHKLYGQEEIFERHRHRFEVNLDYIECFKSHGLVFTGKSSDGRRMETLELADKYFYFASQFHGEFKSRPGRAEPEYFGFIQACVNKKLGKPKESLS; from the coding sequence ATGGTCAGGTACATTTTCGTAACAGGCGGAGTGTTGAGTTCAGTTGGTAAGGGAATTTTAACTTCCTCCATCGGCAAGATGCTTCAGGCACGAGGCCTAAAACCCACCGTCGTAAAAATCGACCCCTACGTCAACATCGACGCGGGCACAATGAACCCCTACATGCACGGCGAGGTATTCGTTACCGACGACGGCGGCGAAACCGACCTAGACCTAGGCTGGTATGAACGCTTCCTGGATTTGAGTTTAAAGCAAACTAACAACTTAACCACCGGCACCATCTACCGCAGCGTCATCGAAAAGGAACGCCACGGCGACTTTTTGGGCCGCTGCGTCCAAATTGTGCCGCATGTAACAAACGAAATTAAGAACCGCATCAGAAACGCAGGCAAAGCCGTAAACGCAGACATCGTACTCACGGAGGTCGGCGGCACCGTCGGCGACATCGAAGGCTTGCCTTTCCTTGAGGCCATACGCCAGATGCGCGTGGAGGAAGGCTACGAGAACACCCTCTACGTCCACGTTGCGTTGGTGCCCATATTGGATGTGACGGGCGAAATGAAGACCAAGCCCCTTCAGCACAGCGTCAACGAACTGCGCCGCATCGGTATCCAGCCTGATACCATCGTGGCCCGTAGCCCCCAGATGATCGATGCGGAGGCGCTACGCAAAATCGCATTGTTCGGAACTATCCCTGAAAGCGCGGTTTTCTGTTCCTATAATGCGGAAACCGTCTATCAGGTGCCGCTGATTCTGGATAAGCAGGGCATGGGCGACTTTATCTGTACACGGTTGGGCTTGAAATGTGAGGGCAAAGACTTCAGTGCATGGCAAACATTTGTTGAAGGCATGATTCACCCCGAGCATGAAGTCAAAATCGCGCTGGTCGGTAAATACGCGGGGTTATCTGACAGCTACGTCAGCATGACTGAGGCGCTTCGCCACGGCGGAGCCGAAAACAAAGCCAAAGTCTGCATTAGTTATCTGGAGGCAGAAAAGTTCGAGCGTGAACCCGAATGCATCAAGGAACTCGCAGGCTACGACGGCGTCTTTGTGCCCTATGGGTTTGGTCCACGCGGCACAGAAGGCAAAATTGCGGCTGCAAAGTACGCAAGGGAAAACGACATACCCTTCCTGGGCATATGCTATGGCTTCCAGCTTGCCGTAATCGAGTTTGCACGCAACGTCTGTGGACTTAAGGATGCTAACAGCAGCGAAATCAACCCTGAAACCCCCCATCCAGTCATCGACCTTATGCCTGAGCAACGCGGCGTAGAAATCAAGGGTGCAACCATGCGATTGGGCGCCCACAAAATCGTGCTTCAGAAGGGCAGCTTAGCCCACAAGCTCTATGGACAGGAAGAAATCTTTGAGCGCCACCGCCACCGCTTCGAAGTTAACCTCGACTACATCGAGTGCTTCAAGAGCCATGGTCTTGTCTTCACGGGCAAGAGCAGCGACGGCAGAAGAATGGAGACGCTTGAGTTGGCGGATAAATACTTTTATTTTGCCTCGCAGTTCCACGGCGAATTCAAGAGTCGACCCGGCAGGGCTGAACCAGAATACTTTGGTTTTATCCAGGCATGCGTCAACAAGAAGCTGGGTAAACCCAAAGAATCCCTCTCTTAA
- a CDS encoding CBS domain-containing protein — protein sequence MASNVTVKDIMQKDVKTVENNTVLKDVINLMTKYDKDAIFVVQSGKPTGIITTRDLVVRAMEAEVPIRTIIARMVYTNPLVVIDQGASLKEAAELMKHWNIKHLPAVDKNGALVGLVDAMQIVQTDPKLIPIMDYARRK from the coding sequence ATGGCAAGCAATGTCACGGTTAAAGACATCATGCAAAAAGACGTTAAAACAGTAGAGAACAACACCGTCCTAAAAGACGTAATCAACTTGATGACTAAATACGACAAAGACGCAATCTTTGTTGTCCAGAGCGGCAAGCCAACCGGCATCATCACAACAAGAGACTTAGTTGTCCGCGCAATGGAAGCTGAAGTACCAATCAGAACCATCATCGCACGCATGGTCTACACAAACCCACTCGTCGTCATCGATCAAGGCGCATCACTTAAAGAAGCAGCTGAACTGATGAAGCACTGGAACATAAAGCACCTCCCAGCAGTTGACAAAAACGGCGCACTCGTCGGCTTAGTCGATGCGATGCAAATCGTCCAGACAGACCCTAAACTGATCCCAATCATGGATTACGCCCGCCGAAAGTAA
- a CDS encoding zinc-ribbon domain-containing protein, producing the protein MVYCTRCGTQNPDGAIHCSNCGAPLNMDSRPYTRYEYRHYYRDERRHQGSGIGLLIAGLFIVIIGLAALTNFWAFWNYFWPLVLILIGIWVLLLGLRRSRRYSQPHSP; encoded by the coding sequence ATGGTTTACTGCACCAGATGCGGCACCCAAAACCCCGACGGCGCAATCCACTGCTCAAACTGTGGAGCACCCCTCAATATGGACAGCAGACCCTATACCCGCTATGAATACCGCCACTACTACCGCGATGAACGCCGCCACCAGGGTAGCGGAATCGGCTTACTCATCGCAGGCTTATTCATAGTCATCATCGGGTTGGCTGCTTTAACTAATTTCTGGGCGTTCTGGAACTATTTTTGGCCCCTTGTCCTTATCCTTATCGGCATATGGGTTCTGCTCCTTGGGCTGAGGCGCAGCCGCAGATACAGTCAACCGCATTCGCCGTAA
- the dnaJ gene encoding molecular chaperone DnaJ: MSQKRDYYEVLGVQRGATKDQIKDSYRKLALQYHPDRNKEAGAEDKFKEISEAYAVLSDDQKRQQYDTLGHSGFDQRYSSEDIFRGADFDSIFRDMGFGDLFRTIFGGGGGFGGYEQTNRGQDIGFDLEISLEEAAKGTEREIEIPRTEKCEVCSGSGAAPGTSARICPSCNGAGKVQNMRKAGFAMYVQVTACPTCKGTGKLIDTPCGNCRGSGLMRKRRKITVKIPAGIDEGFQLRLRGEGEYTSSLGEPGDLYVMVHVRQHPQFIREGDDLWHIAMITYPQAALGSEISVPTLDGPTTVKVHAGTQVGEVITLRGKGMPRFRGYGRGDLLIRVGIAVPQKLTANQKALLEQLAGEMGTDVSRKGKFRI; the protein is encoded by the coding sequence ATGAGTCAAAAACGAGATTACTATGAAGTGCTTGGCGTACAGCGGGGCGCAACCAAAGACCAGATTAAGGACTCCTACCGTAAACTGGCGCTGCAGTATCACCCCGACCGCAACAAAGAAGCTGGCGCAGAAGACAAATTCAAAGAAATCAGCGAAGCCTACGCGGTTTTAAGCGACGACCAGAAACGCCAGCAGTACGATACATTGGGCCACAGCGGCTTTGACCAACGATACAGCAGCGAAGACATCTTCCGCGGCGCAGACTTCGACTCTATATTCCGCGACATGGGTTTTGGAGACCTCTTTCGCACCATCTTTGGCGGAGGCGGCGGCTTTGGCGGCTACGAGCAGACCAATCGTGGACAAGACATAGGCTTTGACTTAGAAATCAGCCTTGAGGAAGCCGCGAAGGGCACTGAACGCGAAATCGAGATTCCACGAACCGAGAAATGCGAGGTCTGCAGTGGCTCAGGCGCGGCTCCGGGAACATCTGCTAGAATCTGCCCATCATGCAATGGAGCAGGTAAAGTCCAGAATATGCGCAAGGCAGGCTTCGCGATGTATGTGCAGGTCACGGCTTGCCCCACCTGCAAGGGCACTGGCAAGCTCATCGATACTCCATGCGGCAACTGCCGCGGCTCAGGTCTTATGCGTAAAAGACGCAAAATCACCGTCAAGATTCCCGCTGGCATCGATGAGGGTTTTCAGCTTCGGCTCCGAGGCGAAGGCGAATATACCTCCAGCCTAGGCGAACCCGGAGACCTCTACGTGATGGTACATGTGCGGCAGCATCCCCAGTTCATCCGTGAAGGCGACGACCTCTGGCATATAGCCATGATTACTTATCCGCAGGCGGCTTTGGGCTCGGAGATATCTGTGCCGACGCTGGATGGACCCACAACCGTCAAGGTGCATGCGGGGACGCAGGTCGGCGAAGTTATCACTCTGCGCGGCAAGGGCATGCCACGGTTTCGCGGATACGGCAGAGGCGACTTGCTGATACGTGTCGGAATCGCGGTTCCCCAGAAACTCACCGCTAACCAGAAGGCGCTGCTTGAGCAGTTAGCTGGCGAAATGGGCACTGATGTGTCGCGGAAAGGCAAATTCCGCATATAA
- a CDS encoding Lrp/AsnC ligand binding domain-containing protein, which translates to MPQAFVLINVESGMEEEVITNLKKTSGVEEAYYSYGVYDIITKVKAESMEKLKDMVTHDIRTLSHVRSTLTLIMMEE; encoded by the coding sequence ATGCCTCAAGCCTTTGTCCTCATCAACGTTGAATCCGGCATGGAAGAGGAAGTTATTACAAACCTTAAAAAAACCTCGGGAGTCGAGGAAGCCTACTATTCCTATGGCGTCTACGACATCATCACGAAGGTAAAAGCGGAATCCATGGAGAAGCTAAAAGACATGGTAACCCATGACATCCGAACCTTAAGCCATGTCCGCTCCACCCTCACCCTCATCATGATGGAAGAGTAA